A single region of the Arthrobacter sp. zg-Y820 genome encodes:
- a CDS encoding FAD-dependent oxidoreductase, with translation MPTVYDLAERRHPPHRVAGALAGAAALPYWLDDPDRPAELPALQAGTDTDLAVVGGGYTGLWTALMAKERDPGRRVLLLEGRRIGWAASGRNGGFCEASLTHGKANGEKHLPGEAHRLEQLGRENLHELAETVKRYGIDCGFEWTGSLSVATEAHQVAELAEEAADDPGLVFLDGEAVRKEVDSPLYLAGLWDRESTALLNPARLAWGLARACREAGVVICENTPVRALHPDGNRIRLTTDGGTVTARHAALGTNAFPSLLRRTRLHTVPVYDYALMTEPLSDGQLAAVGWHNRQGLSDLNNRFHYYRLTTDASGRPRILFGGYDAVYHYGRTLRPDYDQRRETFDRLAAHFRATFPQLDGLAFSHAWGGAVDTCSRFFPFFETAHQSAVAYTAGFTGLGVGATRFAANVLLDLLSGTQTERTRLEMVRKKPLPFPPEPAAWLGIKATTAAMVRADRRQGRRGPWLKALDYAGMGFDS, from the coding sequence ATGCCCACCGTCTATGACCTAGCCGAACGCCGGCATCCGCCGCACCGTGTCGCCGGCGCCCTCGCAGGTGCGGCGGCCCTCCCCTACTGGCTGGACGACCCCGACCGGCCGGCCGAGCTGCCCGCCCTGCAGGCCGGCACGGACACCGATCTGGCCGTCGTGGGCGGCGGTTACACCGGCCTGTGGACGGCGCTGATGGCCAAGGAACGCGATCCCGGCCGAAGGGTGCTGCTGCTGGAGGGCCGCCGGATCGGCTGGGCAGCGTCGGGGCGCAACGGCGGATTCTGCGAGGCCAGCCTGACGCACGGCAAGGCCAACGGCGAAAAGCACCTGCCCGGCGAGGCACATCGGCTGGAGCAGCTGGGGCGGGAGAACCTGCACGAGCTGGCGGAGACCGTTAAGAGGTACGGGATCGACTGCGGGTTCGAATGGACCGGAAGCCTGTCAGTGGCCACCGAAGCGCATCAGGTGGCGGAGCTCGCGGAGGAGGCAGCGGACGATCCGGGACTGGTCTTCCTGGACGGGGAAGCCGTCCGCAAGGAGGTGGACTCCCCGCTCTACCTCGCCGGCCTGTGGGATCGGGAAAGCACAGCACTGCTCAACCCGGCCCGGCTGGCGTGGGGCCTGGCGCGCGCCTGCCGGGAGGCCGGCGTCGTGATCTGCGAAAACACCCCCGTCCGGGCGCTGCACCCGGACGGAAACCGGATTCGGCTGACCACCGACGGCGGCACCGTCACCGCTCGGCACGCGGCGCTGGGCACCAATGCGTTTCCGTCGCTGCTGCGCCGGACCCGCCTGCACACGGTGCCGGTTTACGACTACGCCCTGATGACCGAACCGCTCAGCGACGGCCAGCTCGCCGCCGTCGGCTGGCACAACCGGCAGGGACTGAGCGACCTGAACAACCGGTTCCACTACTACCGCCTGACCACCGACGCCTCCGGCCGGCCCCGGATCCTGTTCGGCGGCTACGACGCGGTCTACCACTACGGCCGGACGCTGCGGCCCGATTACGACCAGCGCCGGGAAACCTTCGACCGGCTGGCCGCGCACTTCCGCGCCACCTTTCCCCAGCTCGACGGCCTTGCCTTCAGCCACGCCTGGGGCGGAGCGGTGGACACCTGCAGCAGGTTCTTTCCGTTCTTCGAAACCGCCCACCAGTCCGCTGTCGCGTACACCGCAGGCTTCACCGGACTGGGTGTGGGAGCCACGCGCTTCGCCGCCAACGTGCTGCTGGACCTGCTCTCCGGCACGCAAACCGAACGCACCCGGCTGGAAATGGTTCGGAAAAAACCGCTGCCGTTTCCGCCGGAACCGGCGGCCTGGCTGGGCATCAAGGCGACGACGGCGGCAATGGTCCGCGCCGACCGCCGGCAGGGCCGGCGCGGGC
- a CDS encoding FAD-dependent oxidoreductase, protein MSFWHAAEGLPQPRPALAGDSTADVVIVGAGYTGLWTAYYLKQAQPGLDIAVLEARFAGFGASGRNGGWLTNSITGGRTQYVRTSGRAVVGRFQELLNDTVDEVISVAAAEGIDADIVKGGELNLARNPAQLARLQAWAADEAQWPEAGARLLDRREADGRAAVAGSLGGLYQPHCARVQPAKLVRGLARTVEAMGVRLYEDTPVTEIRTGTAVTSRGVVRCRHVLRATEGFTAGLRRSHRDWLPMNSSMIVTEPLPASAWAEIGWNGMEAIADMAHAYMYAQRTADGRIALGGRGVPYRFGSRTDDDGATAPATVRRLHSLLGEMFPAARDTRIEQAWSGVLGVPRDWKATVGLDPSTGVGWAGGYVGTGVAAANLAGRTLRDLVLGEDTELTVMPWVNRTVRRWEPEPLRWLGVRAMYQAYYAADRRENRTRSAATSPLARAADLVSGR, encoded by the coding sequence GTGTCCTTCTGGCACGCAGCCGAGGGGCTGCCGCAGCCCCGGCCCGCGCTGGCGGGGGACTCGACCGCCGACGTCGTTATTGTCGGTGCGGGCTACACCGGCCTGTGGACCGCGTACTACCTGAAGCAGGCCCAACCCGGGCTCGACATTGCCGTGCTGGAAGCCCGGTTCGCCGGGTTCGGCGCCTCGGGCCGCAACGGCGGCTGGCTCACCAACAGCATCACCGGGGGCCGCACCCAGTACGTCCGAACCTCCGGCCGCGCCGTCGTCGGCCGGTTCCAGGAGCTGCTCAACGACACCGTGGACGAGGTGATCAGCGTGGCGGCGGCGGAAGGAATCGACGCCGACATCGTCAAGGGCGGCGAGCTGAACCTGGCGCGGAACCCGGCGCAGCTCGCGCGGCTGCAGGCCTGGGCCGCCGACGAGGCGCAGTGGCCCGAAGCCGGAGCCCGGTTGCTGGACCGCCGCGAGGCCGACGGCCGGGCAGCGGTGGCCGGCTCCCTCGGCGGCCTGTACCAGCCGCACTGCGCGCGGGTGCAGCCGGCCAAGCTCGTCCGCGGACTGGCCCGCACAGTCGAGGCGATGGGCGTGCGGCTCTACGAGGACACGCCCGTCACAGAAATCCGCACCGGCACCGCGGTGACCTCCCGCGGCGTCGTGCGGTGCCGCCACGTCCTGCGGGCCACCGAGGGATTCACCGCTGGGCTGCGGCGTTCTCACCGTGACTGGCTGCCGATGAACTCCTCAATGATCGTTACCGAGCCGCTTCCGGCGAGCGCCTGGGCGGAGATCGGTTGGAACGGCATGGAAGCCATCGCCGACATGGCCCACGCCTACATGTATGCCCAGCGCACGGCGGACGGCCGGATCGCCCTGGGCGGACGCGGCGTTCCTTACCGGTTCGGTTCCCGCACGGATGACGACGGCGCCACGGCGCCCGCCACCGTCCGCCGGCTGCACTCCCTGCTCGGCGAAATGTTCCCCGCGGCGCGCGACACCCGGATCGAGCAGGCCTGGTCCGGTGTCCTGGGCGTGCCGCGCGATTGGAAGGCAACGGTGGGACTGGATCCGTCCACCGGCGTCGGCTGGGCCGGCGGCTACGTGGGGACCGGCGTGGCTGCGGCCAACCTGGCCGGACGCACGCTGCGGGACCTGGTCCTGGGCGAGGACACGGAGCTGACCGTCATGCCCTGGGTGAACCGGACGGTCCGCCGTTGGGAGCCGGAACCGCTGCGCTGGCTGGGCGTGAGAGCCATGTACCAGGCGTACTACGCCGCCGACCGGCGGGAAAACCGCACCCGGAGCGCAGCCACCTCCCCGCTGGCACGCGCCGCTGACCTGGTCTCCGGCCGATGA
- a CDS encoding aspartate aminotransferase family protein, whose protein sequence is MTDTTVQPSIEPTPARTPRGAVTPRGTDRQQAARDHLWMHMARHSGSAAGGNVPIITRGSGHLLYDDRGHELIDGLAGLFAVQVGHGREELAEAAARQSRELAFMPLWSYAHPPAIDLAERLAAGAPGDLNRVFFTTGGGEAVESAWKLAKQFFKLTGKPGKTKVISRAVAYHGTPQGALSITGIPDMKAPFEPLVPGAFRVPNTNQYRAPAGLSDPEAFGRWAADRIGEAIEFEGADTVAAVFLEPVQNSGGCFPPPPGYFARVREICDQYDVLLVADETICAFGRIGSMFASTDFGFQPDIITCAKGMTSGYAPIGAMIATDRLFEPFTKGDTTFYHGYTFGGHPVSAAVAMANLDIFDREQLNDRVRTNAPAFRATLERLLDLPIVGDVRGEGYFYGIELVKDKTTKETFTDEESERLLRGYVSTALYDAGLYCRADDRGDPVIQLAPPLTMGQPEFDQIEAILRSVLSEGMNHL, encoded by the coding sequence ATGACCGATACAACAGTTCAGCCTTCAATCGAGCCGACCCCGGCCCGCACGCCGCGCGGCGCTGTCACCCCGCGCGGCACCGACCGGCAGCAGGCCGCCCGGGACCATTTGTGGATGCACATGGCACGCCACTCCGGCTCCGCCGCCGGCGGCAACGTTCCCATCATCACCCGCGGCAGCGGCCACCTGCTCTACGACGACCGAGGGCATGAACTGATCGACGGCCTGGCCGGCCTCTTCGCCGTCCAGGTGGGCCACGGCCGCGAAGAGCTGGCCGAGGCCGCTGCCCGGCAGTCCCGGGAGCTGGCCTTCATGCCGCTGTGGTCCTATGCGCATCCGCCGGCCATCGATTTGGCGGAGCGTTTGGCGGCCGGGGCTCCCGGGGACCTGAACCGGGTCTTCTTTACGACCGGCGGCGGCGAGGCCGTCGAGTCCGCGTGGAAGCTGGCCAAGCAGTTTTTCAAGCTGACCGGCAAGCCGGGGAAGACCAAGGTCATCTCGCGGGCCGTCGCCTACCACGGCACTCCGCAGGGCGCCCTGTCCATCACCGGCATCCCGGACATGAAGGCACCCTTTGAACCGCTGGTTCCCGGCGCCTTCCGGGTCCCCAACACCAACCAGTACCGGGCGCCCGCCGGCCTGTCCGATCCGGAGGCCTTTGGCCGCTGGGCGGCGGACCGGATCGGTGAAGCCATCGAATTCGAAGGCGCCGACACCGTGGCGGCAGTGTTCCTGGAGCCGGTGCAGAACTCCGGCGGCTGCTTTCCGCCGCCCCCCGGCTACTTCGCCCGGGTCCGGGAGATCTGCGACCAGTACGACGTCCTGCTGGTCGCTGACGAAACCATCTGCGCCTTCGGCCGCATCGGCTCGATGTTCGCGTCCACCGACTTTGGCTTTCAGCCCGACATCATCACCTGCGCCAAGGGAATGACCAGCGGCTACGCCCCCATCGGCGCCATGATCGCAACCGACCGCCTGTTCGAACCGTTCACCAAGGGCGACACCACCTTCTACCACGGCTACACCTTCGGCGGGCATCCGGTCTCCGCCGCCGTCGCCATGGCCAACCTGGACATCTTCGACCGGGAGCAGCTCAACGACCGGGTCCGGACCAACGCCCCGGCCTTCCGCGCCACGCTGGAACGGCTCCTGGACCTGCCGATCGTGGGCGACGTCCGCGGCGAGGGCTACTTCTACGGGATCGAGCTCGTGAAGGACAAAACCACCAAGGAAACGTTCACCGACGAGGAGTCCGAGCGCCTGCTGCGCGGCTACGTGTCCACCGCCCTGTACGACGCCGGCCTGTACTGCCGCGCCGATGACCGAGGCGATCCGGTCATTCAGCTGGCCCCGCCCCTGACCATGGGCCAGCCGGAATTCGACCAGATCGAGGCGATCCTGCGCAGCGTGCTCAGCGAGGGGATGAACCATCTCTAG
- a CDS encoding Lrp/AsnC family transcriptional regulator, producing the protein MESAPASGVDEASKAIIEQLQADGRRSYAAIGKAVGLSEAAVRQRVQKLTDAGVMQIVAVTDPLQLGFARQAMLGVRTSGEVVATADRIAALEQVDYCVVTAGSFDIFAEVVCANDEDLMALVNRIRAIPGVTGTETFMYLSLRKQAYNWGTR; encoded by the coding sequence GTGGAATCCGCACCGGCGTCGGGCGTTGACGAAGCCTCCAAAGCCATCATTGAACAGCTCCAGGCGGATGGGCGCCGGTCCTATGCGGCCATCGGCAAGGCTGTGGGCCTCTCGGAGGCGGCAGTCCGGCAGCGGGTCCAAAAGCTCACCGACGCCGGGGTCATGCAGATTGTTGCCGTCACGGATCCGCTGCAGCTCGGGTTCGCCCGGCAGGCGATGCTGGGCGTTCGGACCAGCGGCGAGGTGGTGGCAACGGCGGACCGGATCGCCGCGCTTGAGCAGGTGGACTACTGCGTGGTGACCGCCGGCTCCTTCGACATTTTTGCGGAAGTGGTCTGCGCCAATGATGAGGACCTGATGGCGCTGGTCAACCGGATCCGTGCCATTCCCGGCGTCACCGGCACTGAAACGTTCATGTATCTCTCCCTGCGGAAGCAGGCCTACAACTGGGGCACAAGATGA
- a CDS encoding spermidine/putrescine ABC transporter substrate-binding protein, whose amino-acid sequence MPKRPITDPMLRSIVNAQLSRRRMLMGAGGLTLASMLAACGTGGGTGGRADAAVTAAADLSETEKSVRWANWTLYLDYDDAAGTYPSLDAFSEATGIEADYSEDIDGNDTYFGKVQGQLAAGQDIGADIVTLTDWMAGRLIRLGYTQELDRGNLPNAGNLLAGLQDVDFDPGRKHSLTWQSGFAGIVWNKEAFPQGLRNVSDLWQPELKGRVEVLDEMRDTMGLLMMENGVDVTGNWGSDEFENALDVLAKQISDGQIRQVKGNSYKEDLISGDALAVIGWSGDITQLNFEEGDKWGFALPEAGGTLWSDNLLVPIGSPHKANAEKLMNYYLEPENAATVAAYVNYICPVEGAREAMESIDPELAENPLIFPTEDYLSRAHVVRTLTPDEETDFSDRFQTAIGN is encoded by the coding sequence ATGCCCAAGCGCCCGATCACCGATCCGATGCTCCGAAGCATTGTTAACGCCCAGCTCTCGCGCCGCAGGATGCTGATGGGCGCCGGCGGGCTGACTCTCGCGTCCATGCTGGCCGCCTGCGGCACGGGCGGCGGCACCGGGGGGCGGGCCGACGCCGCGGTGACCGCGGCCGCCGACTTGTCGGAGACCGAGAAATCCGTTCGCTGGGCCAACTGGACGCTCTATCTGGATTACGACGACGCCGCCGGCACCTACCCGTCGCTGGACGCCTTCAGCGAAGCCACCGGCATCGAGGCGGACTACTCGGAGGACATCGACGGCAACGACACCTATTTCGGCAAGGTGCAGGGCCAGCTGGCCGCCGGCCAGGACATTGGAGCGGATATCGTCACGCTCACTGACTGGATGGCCGGACGGCTGATCCGGCTGGGGTACACGCAGGAACTGGACCGGGGCAACCTGCCCAACGCCGGGAATCTGCTGGCCGGGCTGCAGGACGTGGATTTTGATCCCGGGCGGAAGCATTCCCTCACCTGGCAGTCCGGGTTCGCCGGCATCGTGTGGAACAAGGAGGCGTTCCCGCAGGGGCTGCGGAATGTCTCGGACCTGTGGCAGCCGGAGCTGAAGGGGCGGGTTGAAGTCCTGGATGAAATGCGGGACACCATGGGGCTGCTGATGATGGAAAACGGCGTTGACGTCACGGGGAACTGGGGCAGCGATGAGTTCGAAAATGCCCTCGATGTTCTCGCCAAGCAAATCTCGGACGGACAGATCCGCCAGGTCAAGGGCAATTCCTACAAGGAGGACCTGATTTCCGGCGACGCCCTGGCCGTCATCGGCTGGTCCGGCGACATCACCCAGCTGAACTTCGAGGAGGGCGACAAATGGGGGTTCGCCCTGCCCGAAGCGGGCGGCACCCTCTGGTCCGACAACCTGCTGGTTCCGATCGGCTCGCCGCACAAGGCCAATGCGGAGAAGCTGATGAACTATTACCTGGAGCCGGAAAACGCTGCGACGGTCGCCGCTTACGTCAACTACATCTGCCCGGTGGAGGGTGCCCGCGAAGCGATGGAATCCATCGATCCCGAACTGGCGGAGAACCCGTTGATCTTTCCCACCGAGGACTACCTGTCCCGCGCCCATGTGGTCCGCACCCTCACCCCCGATGAGGAAACGGACTTCAGCGACCGGTTCCAGACCGCAATCGGCAACTGA
- a CDS encoding ABC transporter ATP-binding protein translates to MAAVDLLPEPGSRQEAAGGDLVLSGLSKRFAGFTAVDQLDLVIPAGSFFALLGPSGCGKTTTLRMVAGLEQPTAGTISIGTRDITAAGAHQRPVNTVFQNYALFPHMSVLDNVAFGLKRRKVRDAEAQAKAALELVELGHLGSRRPAQLSGGQQQRVALARAVVNRPAVLLLDEPLGALDMKLRRQMQGELKKIQTEVGLTFVHVTHDQEEAMTMADTVAVMNSGRVEQMGAPRELYELPRTAFVANFLGKSNLMPAEVIGEDGEHLLLLAGGHRLQVRKDRATDHSGRVLIGIRPEKLLMRPGAAEPAGTTLRGLVLDASFTGASTEYLVEVEGMGPMGVFSQNHGGVLAAAGDRVALSWDAGHAFGLSGTEDRDAGAGEDAL, encoded by the coding sequence ATGGCCGCCGTAGATCTGCTGCCGGAGCCCGGATCCCGCCAGGAGGCTGCCGGGGGAGACCTGGTGCTCAGCGGACTCTCCAAGCGCTTTGCCGGGTTCACCGCCGTCGACCAGTTGGATCTGGTGATTCCCGCGGGCTCCTTCTTCGCGCTGCTGGGCCCCTCCGGCTGCGGCAAGACCACCACCCTGAGGATGGTCGCCGGGCTGGAACAGCCCACTGCCGGGACCATCAGCATCGGCACCCGGGACATCACCGCGGCCGGGGCGCATCAGCGTCCGGTCAACACGGTGTTCCAGAACTATGCACTCTTTCCCCACATGAGCGTCCTGGACAACGTGGCCTTTGGGCTCAAGCGGCGCAAGGTGCGCGATGCCGAAGCCCAGGCCAAAGCGGCGCTGGAACTGGTGGAACTGGGACACCTGGGCAGTCGCCGTCCCGCCCAGCTCTCCGGCGGGCAGCAGCAGCGCGTGGCCCTGGCCCGCGCCGTCGTCAACCGCCCTGCCGTCCTCCTGCTGGACGAACCGCTGGGCGCCCTGGACATGAAGTTGCGCCGGCAGATGCAGGGGGAGCTGAAGAAGATCCAAACCGAAGTCGGCCTGACCTTCGTCCACGTCACGCACGATCAGGAGGAGGCCATGACCATGGCCGACACGGTCGCGGTCATGAACAGCGGACGGGTGGAACAGATGGGAGCACCCCGGGAACTGTATGAATTGCCGCGTACGGCCTTCGTGGCGAACTTCCTGGGCAAGTCCAACCTGATGCCCGCCGAGGTCATCGGAGAAGACGGGGAACACCTGCTGCTCCTGGCCGGCGGGCACCGCCTGCAGGTGCGCAAGGACAGGGCCACTGACCACAGCGGCCGGGTGCTGATCGGCATCCGGCCCGAAAAGCTGCTGATGAGGCCGGGTGCGGCGGAACCGGCCGGGACAACTCTGCGGGGACTGGTCCTGGACGCCTCGTTCACCGGGGCCAGCACCGAGTACCTGGTGGAGGTGGAAGGGATGGGCCCGATGGGTGTCTTCAGCCAGAACCACGGCGGTGTCCTGGCGGCGGCGGGGGACCGGGTGGCACTGAGCTGGGACGCCGGGCACGCGTTTGGGCTCAGTGGCACCGAGGACCGCGACGCCGGCGCAGGCGAGGACGCCCTCTGA
- a CDS encoding ABC transporter permease — protein sequence MALLTAAGGKAGAGGAGTAGGDPELDAARRNGRTGYLLILPGFLFMLLFFVLPVFSLLATSLYVKPEGADIGQFVPALEFGNYAVVLQDYWPAIVRSFGFALAATVAALLIGYPMAYLVAVRLREHRLLKGILLVLIIAPFFTSFILRTQAWKQILSDEGPVVAVLRTLSLLPEDGRLTATAFAVICGLTYNFLPFMTLPIYASLERMDIRMIEAGGDLYASPASTFRRITLPLSLPGVIAGTLLTFIPATGDYVNAALLGNNQNTTMIGQVIDSRFFRVVDYPGAAALSFLLMLAILFLVILYVRRFGTKELM from the coding sequence ATGGCGCTGCTCACCGCGGCCGGCGGAAAAGCGGGGGCCGGCGGAGCGGGAACGGCCGGCGGCGATCCGGAGCTCGACGCCGCGCGCCGCAACGGCCGCACGGGATACCTGCTGATCCTGCCGGGATTCCTCTTTATGCTCCTGTTTTTCGTCCTGCCGGTCTTCTCCCTGCTGGCCACCTCCCTGTACGTGAAACCCGAGGGCGCGGACATCGGCCAGTTCGTGCCGGCACTGGAATTCGGCAACTACGCGGTGGTGCTCCAGGACTATTGGCCGGCAATTGTTCGATCCTTTGGCTTCGCGCTCGCGGCTACTGTCGCAGCGCTCCTGATCGGCTACCCCATGGCCTATCTGGTGGCAGTCCGGCTGCGGGAGCATCGGCTGCTCAAAGGAATCCTCCTGGTGCTGATCATCGCCCCGTTCTTCACCAGTTTCATCCTCCGGACCCAAGCCTGGAAGCAGATCCTGTCCGACGAAGGACCGGTGGTCGCGGTCCTGCGGACGCTGTCCCTGCTGCCGGAGGACGGCCGGCTGACCGCCACGGCCTTCGCCGTGATTTGCGGCCTGACCTATAATTTCCTGCCGTTCATGACGCTGCCCATCTATGCCTCGCTGGAACGGATGGACATCCGGATGATTGAAGCCGGCGGCGACCTCTACGCCAGTCCGGCCAGCACCTTCCGCCGGATCACCCTTCCGTTGTCCCTGCCCGGAGTGATCGCCGGAACCCTGCTCACCTTCATTCCGGCAACGGGGGACTATGTGAACGCCGCGCTGCTCGGCAACAACCAGAACACCACGATGATCGGGCAGGTGATCGATTCACGGTTCTTCCGGGTGGTGGACTATCCCGGAGCCGCGGCGCTGTCCTTCCTGCTGATGCTGGCGATCCTGTTCCTCGTGATCCTGTACGTCCGGCGCTTCGGCACCAAGGAACTGATGTGA
- a CDS encoding ABC transporter permease — MHTNAPLQRAIGRCLVPVSGGLAFLFLLIPIGYVFAFSFNDAGRTNLTWRGFTLANWQNPCGAPEVCESLANSLQIGVISTVLATALGTAIAVGLVRYRFRFSATANMLIFLPLATPEVVLGASLLAQFLNVGAELGKGTLIIAHTMFCISFVVVTVKARVAGLDPKLEEAAADLYASPLQAFWRITFPLLLPGIMAAALLAFAMSFDDFIITNFNSGNVDTFPKFIYVAATRGIPAQANVIGSIMFIVSLLLVVGGQVLAHHRAKQLAAR, encoded by the coding sequence ATGCACACGAACGCTCCCCTTCAGAGGGCCATTGGCCGCTGCCTGGTTCCGGTCAGCGGCGGGCTCGCGTTCCTGTTCCTGCTGATACCGATCGGCTATGTGTTCGCCTTTTCCTTCAACGATGCCGGACGCACCAACCTCACCTGGCGCGGGTTCACGCTGGCCAACTGGCAGAACCCCTGCGGTGCCCCCGAAGTGTGCGAGTCGCTGGCGAACAGCCTGCAGATCGGCGTGATTTCCACGGTGCTGGCAACAGCCCTGGGAACGGCCATCGCCGTCGGGCTGGTGCGCTACCGCTTCCGCTTCAGCGCCACCGCCAACATGCTCATTTTCCTTCCGCTGGCCACGCCCGAGGTGGTGCTGGGTGCCTCGCTGCTGGCGCAGTTCCTCAACGTGGGCGCCGAACTGGGCAAGGGAACGCTCATCATCGCGCACACCATGTTCTGCATTTCGTTTGTGGTGGTGACGGTGAAGGCGAGAGTCGCCGGGCTCGACCCGAAGCTGGAGGAGGCCGCAGCGGATCTCTACGCCTCACCGCTGCAGGCGTTCTGGCGGATCACCTTTCCCCTGCTGCTGCCGGGCATCATGGCTGCCGCACTGTTGGCCTTCGCCATGAGCTTTGACGATTTCATCATTACCAATTTCAATTCCGGGAACGTTGATACTTTTCCAAAGTTCATTTACGTGGCAGCGACCCGCGGGATTCCGGCGCAGGCCAATGTCATTGGCTCGATAATGTTCATTGTCTCGCTGCTGCTGGTTGTCGGCGGGCAGGTCCTTGCCCATCACCGGGCCAAGCAGCTCGCTGCCAGATAA
- a CDS encoding DUF3253 domain-containing protein produces MGRTVAVAVLAGTMVSMENRNRHDAGEHPAATASGEPGRAGEGQLEAAILALLAARAETSTICPSDAARAVAPEDWRPLMEPVRRAAARLAERGEVEITQHGNVVDLAAARGPIRIRRPR; encoded by the coding sequence ATGGGCAGAACCGTTGCCGTGGCCGTTTTGGCAGGCACAATGGTCTCCATGGAGAACCGGAACCGGCACGACGCCGGGGAGCACCCGGCAGCGACCGCCAGCGGGGAACCGGGCCGTGCCGGGGAGGGCCAGCTGGAAGCAGCCATCCTGGCCCTGCTCGCTGCACGGGCTGAGACCTCCACCATCTGTCCCTCGGATGCGGCACGCGCCGTTGCACCGGAAGATTGGCGGCCGCTCATGGAACCGGTGCGCCGGGCTGCCGCACGGCTGGCCGAGCGCGGCGAGGTGGAAATAACCCAGCACGGCAACGTGGTCGACCTGGCCGCGGCCAGGGGCCCCATCCGGATCCGCCGACCCCGCTGA
- a CDS encoding SRPBCC domain-containing protein, protein MRDPISPQSPEEQLLIERAFPVPQQAVYDAWADLSAATEWWGPEGFMVPADRVSSENRVGGTYRACMVNTVTGDELWWGGVLRNIEPPNRLAMTQQWLGADGTPASSETLITVDLFPHHDGTRMVFRQGPFTDRRDADGHRTGWNSSFDRLSRYLARHRGE, encoded by the coding sequence ATGAGGGATCCCATATCTCCGCAGAGCCCCGAAGAGCAACTGCTCATCGAGCGGGCCTTTCCCGTTCCGCAGCAGGCCGTCTATGACGCCTGGGCAGATCTGTCCGCCGCGACCGAATGGTGGGGGCCCGAAGGGTTCATGGTTCCGGCCGACCGCGTCAGCAGCGAGAACCGGGTGGGCGGGACCTACCGTGCCTGCATGGTCAACACGGTCACCGGCGACGAGCTGTGGTGGGGAGGCGTCCTGCGGAACATTGAGCCGCCGAACCGGCTCGCCATGACCCAGCAGTGGCTGGGCGCGGACGGAACCCCGGCGAGTTCGGAAACACTTATCACCGTGGACCTGTTCCCGCATCACGACGGCACGCGCATGGTTTTCCGGCAGGGACCGTTCACCGACCGGCGTGATGCGGACGGCCACCGGACGGGTTGGAACTCGTCCTTTGACCGGCTCTCGCGCTACCTTGCGCGGCACCGCGGCGAGTGA
- a CDS encoding LLM class flavin-dependent oxidoreductase encodes MTVPLSILDLAIIDEGETARDSFASSLALARHAEKLGYTRIWYAEHHNMPTIASSATSVLVGYIAANTQSIRLGAGGVMLPNHAPLTIAEQFGTLETLFPGRIDLGLGRAPGSDQKTMRALRRDPMSADSFPQDVQELQGYLTGNTLIPGIDATPGKGTNVPLYILGSSLFGAKLAAALGLPYSFASHFAPQALQDAVAIYRRDFRPSEQLAEPYVIAGVNAIAADTTEEARQMFEDGQRRRVTQLFGRDRTFTPEEADLILESPGGQQVKQMGRYSAVGTPAEVRDYLDWFATHADADELIIATQTATLEPRLHSFELLAGVTELAKA; translated from the coding sequence ATGACTGTCCCGCTTTCGATCCTCGATCTGGCCATCATCGACGAGGGCGAAACCGCGCGCGACTCCTTCGCGTCCAGCCTGGCCCTGGCCCGGCATGCCGAGAAGCTGGGCTACACGCGGATTTGGTACGCCGAGCACCACAACATGCCCACCATCGCCTCGTCCGCGACCAGCGTCCTGGTCGGTTACATCGCCGCCAACACGCAGAGCATCCGGTTGGGCGCCGGCGGAGTCATGCTGCCCAACCATGCACCGCTCACCATCGCTGAGCAGTTCGGCACGCTGGAAACCCTCTTCCCGGGGCGCATCGACCTGGGTCTGGGCCGTGCACCGGGCAGCGACCAAAAGACCATGCGCGCGCTGCGCCGCGACCCGATGTCGGCCGACAGCTTCCCGCAGGATGTGCAGGAGCTGCAGGGATACCTCACCGGCAACACGCTCATTCCCGGCATCGACGCCACCCCGGGGAAGGGCACCAACGTGCCGTTGTACATCCTGGGCTCGTCCCTGTTCGGCGCCAAGCTGGCTGCCGCGCTGGGGCTGCCGTACTCCTTTGCATCGCATTTCGCTCCGCAGGCCCTGCAGGACGCAGTGGCCATATACCGCCGCGACTTCCGGCCCTCCGAACAGCTGGCGGAGCCGTACGTCATTGCCGGCGTCAACGCCATCGCCGCTGACACCACGGAAGAAGCACGGCAGATGTTCGAGGACGGACAGCGCCGCCGCGTCACCCAGCTCTTCGGACGCGACCGGACCTTCACGCCCGAGGAAGCCGATCTCATCCTGGAATCCCCGGGCGGCCAGCAGGTCAAGCAGATGGGCCGCTACTCCGCAGTGGGCACCCCCGCCGAGGTCCGGGACTACCTGGACTGGTTCGCCACCCACGCCGACGCCGACGAGCTGATCATCGCCACCCAGACCGCCACCCTCGAGCCCCGGCTGCACTCGTTCGAGCTGCTGGCCGGGGTCACGGAGCTGGCCAAGGCATAG